From Kitasatospora sp. MAP12-44:
CCACCTGCACCCCGCGCAACCCGCTCGGCGCCACCATGGTGTCCAGCGAGGGCGCCTGCGCCGCCTACTACCTCTACCGGCGGCTCGACCTCAATCCCGCCCCCGCCCGCCTGGAGGCGAGCCCCCTTGTCTGAGACCATTCCCAGCCCCTTCGGTGCCCGGCCGCTGAGCCCGGCCGCCCGCGACCTGCTGCAGGCGCCGGACTTCAGCTCCTGGACCTGCCCCGCCCCGCTGCGCGACCAGCCGCGGGTGGTGATGGGCCATGGCGGCGGCGGTGCGATGTCCGCCGAACTGGTCCAGCACGTCTTCGCCCCCGCCTTCGGGGGAGCGGTGCTCGCGCAGTTGGGCGACGCGGCGGCGGTCACCCTCGGTGGTGTCCGGCTGGCCTTCTCCACCGACACCTTCGTGGTCCGCCCGCTGTTCTTCCCCGGCGGGTGCATCGGCGACCTCGCGGTCAACGGAACCGTCAACGACCTCGCCATGAGCGGCGCCCGGGCCGCCTACCTGTCCTGCGGGTTCATCCTGGAGGAGGGTGTGGAGCTGTCGGTGCTCGGCCGGATCGCCGAGGCGCTGGGCGCGGCCGCGCGGGCCGCAGGTGTCGAGGTGGCGACCGGGGATACCAAGGTGGTCGAGGCCGGCCACGGCGACGGCGTCTTCATCAACACCGCCGGTATCGGCCTGATCCCGGACGGCGTGGACCTGCGGCCGCAGCGGGTGGTGCCCGGCGACGTGGTGATCGTCAGCGGCGAGATCGGCGTGCACGGCGTGGCGATCATGAGCGTCCGGGAGGGCCTGGAGTTCGGGGTGGAGATCGAGAGCGACTGCGCGGCGCTGGGCGGCCTGGTGGAGGCGATGCTCGCGGTCACCCCGGACCTGCACGTGCTGCGCGACCCCACCCGGGGCGGTCTTGCCGCCTCGCTCAACGAGATCGCGGCGGCCGCCGGGGTCGGCGTGGTCGTCCAGGAGCGGGCCGTGCCGGTGCCGCCGCCGGTCGCCAACGCCTGTGCGATCCTCGGGCTCGACCCGATGTACGTGGCCAACGAGGGCAAGCTGGTCGCTTTCGTGCCGCGTGAGCACGCGGAGGCCGTGCTGGCGGCGATGCGCGCGCACCCGCTGGGCGCGGGCGCGGCGGTGATCGGCGAGGCGGTGCCGGAGCACCCCGGGATGGTGGTGGCCCGTACCGGGCTCGGCGGCACCCGGGTGGTCGACCTGCCGATCGGCGAGCAGCTGCCGCGGATCTGCTGACCCGGGCGCTCAGGTCCGCCCGTAGCGGATGGTCTGGTCGGCGAACTCCAGGCCCATCTCGTTGCTCACGGTGGGCCTCGTGCGGCGGATGGTGTGCAGGTAGTCGTCGGTGCGCGGGTGCGCCCGGTCGCCGGTGTCCAGGGTGCGTTCGAAGACCGACTGGGCGACCGTGCGGGCGGCCTGCGCGATGTCGGCGGGGGTGAAGCCCTCGCTGGCGTCCGCGAGCACCTCGATGTCGGCGTGCGCGTCGGCCCGGGCGAGATAGCTCGACCACAGGGCGCAGCGCGCCTCGTGGTCGGGCGGTCCGACCGGCAGCACGTAGTCGAAGCGGCCGTGCCGCAGGAACGCCGGGTCGAGCGCCGCCACGTTGTTGGTGGCGCAGATCAGCAGCCTGCGGTCGCGCTCCCGGAAGCGCACGATCAGTTTGAGCAGCTCGTTGACGACGCCGGTGGCCGTCTGGTCGGCGTCGCTGCGGGCGGCGGCCACCTCCTCGACCTCGTCGATGAAGACCAGCACCCGGTCCAGCTGGGCGATCTCCTCGAAGCTGCGGCGCAGCCCGGTCGCCAGGCCGTCCTCCAGCGCCAGCCGGGAGGGCAGCAGCTCCACGAAGGGCCAGCCCAGCCGACCGGCCACCGCCTGGGCGAAGGTGCTCTTGCCAGTGCCGGGCGGCCCGAACAGCACCACGGCCTGCGGTGGCTCGACGCCGTGCTCGGAGGCGAGCTCGGGGTGCGCCAACGGCAGCACCAGGCGCCGTTCGATGAGCTGCTTCTCGGTGGTCATACCGGCCAGCGCCTGCCACATTCCGGCGGTCGGCAGCACCGCGCCGAGCGAGGCCAGCAGCACCACGTCCTGGGCCGTCACGGACCGGGCCTTTTCGTAGTAGGTCATCCCCTGGCGCGGGTGGAAGCCGGAGTTGCGCAGCGCGCCGGCCCCGGAGTCCGACTCGTCGCCCGAGAGCAGCGCCGCCAGCGTGCGGGCGCCGGAGGCCTGCAGCCGGTGTTCCAGGGCGGAGAGCAGCGCGCTGCCCAGGCCCAGGTTGCGCCAGGCCGGGTGCAGGCTGATCCGCAGCACCCAGGCGCGGTCGCCGTCCAGCCGGCCGACCGCCGCGCCCACCAGGTGGCCGTCCGCCACCGCGACCACGGCCGGGTGCAGCGCCTGCAGGGCGGCGACCACGTCGGAGAGGCGGAAGACGGCCGGCTGCTCGGTGCTGCTGACCTCGGTGTCCAGCCGGACCAGCGCCTCCAGGTCGTCGGGGGCGAAGTCCCGTACGTGCCAGCCGGCCATCCTGTGGCCTCCCGTCCGCGGCCTGTCAGCCCGCGTCGGTCTGCGGTGCCCGCGCCTCGCCGCGGGCTTTGGTGGCGACCACCATGGCCTGGTGGATCTCCCGGGCGGTGTGCTCGTCGGCAGCCGGGACGGGGCTGCCGAGCACCGTGTACCAGTCGAGGGCTTCGGTGTACTGGACGGTCAGGACGACCTCGGTACCTGTCCAGGTGGTGTGGATGGTCAGGTCGCCCGTGATGGCGCCGACCTCGGCGGTGAGGACTCCGCCGGGGCCGGCGATGATGCTCTTCGTGGTCCAGGATTCCCAGGCGTCGGTGGCCATCCAGAACTCCCAACTCGGTCGGTCATCGATGCGACCGGGATCTGCCCGGCGCCGGAGGGGCGGCCCATCCGGCAGTCCCCTCTTCGAGCGTGCGCCTGCCGGGGCCCTGGCGCATCCCGGCGGAGGCCGCGGATTCGCGGCCGCTAGGCTCGCGGTACGCGCCGCCGGGCCCAGCGGGCCGGTCGGACCGTTGCGTGTGGGATGCCGGATGAAGTGGGTGGACAGTGTGGCCAGAGTCCTGATGCCCTTGCCCGACCGGGACTTCGATGTCACCGAGGTCGCCGTGCCCTGGCGGCTGCTGACCGCCGCCGGCCATCAGGTGGTCTTCGCCACCGAGCGTGCCGGTACCGTGCCGGCGGCCGATCCGAGGCTGCTGACCGGGGTCGTGCTGGGCAAACTGGGGGCCGCCCCGGACGCCAAGGAGTGCTACGCGCAGCTGGTGGCCGCGCCCGAGTTCCGCTCCTCCGTCGCCTGGGCCGATATCGATCCGCAGCGGTACGACGCGCTGGTGCTGCCGGGTGGCCACGCGCCAGCGATGCGGCAGTACCTGGGGTCGGAGCTGCTGCAGGGCAAGGTCGCCGCCTTCTGGGCATGTGATCGGCCGGTGGCCGCGATCTGCCACGGCGTGCTGGTGCTCGCCCGGGCCAAGGACCCGGCGACCGGCCGCAGCCTGCTCTACGGTCGGCGCACCACCTGCCTGCCCGGCTACATGGAGCGCTCCGCCTACCTGGCCACCGCCTGGCGGCTGGGCCGCTACTACCGGACGTATCCCGCCTACGTGGAGACCGAGGTGCGCGCCGCGCTGGCCGCCGAGGGCGACTTCGAGCGCGGCCCGCTGACCCTCTCGCGGCGGGGCACCGCCACCGACGACACCGGGGCGTTCACCGTGCTGGACGGCCGCTACCTGTCGGCGCGCTGGCCGGGCGACGCGTACCTGTTCGCGCGCCGGCTGGTCGAGCTGCTGGACGCCTGACCCACTTGGCGCTAGCGGACCCGGACCGGGAGGTGCTTGAGGCCGTTCTGGAAGGTGGAGGCGAGCCGGACCGGGTCGCCGGCCGGCGCCAGGGCGGGGAGCCGGGTGGCCAGTTGGCGGAGCACGGCGCGCATTTGGGTGCGGGCCAGGTGGGCGCCCAGGCAGACGTGCGGGCCGAAGCCGAAGCTGAGGTGGTCGTTGGGGTGGCGGGTGAGGTCGAGGCGGTCGGGGTCGGCGAAGACGTCCGGGTCGCGGTTGGCGGAGGCGTGGTAGACGACCACCTTGTCCCCGCGCCTGATCCGGTGGCCGCCGAGCTCGGTGTCCCGGGTGGCGGTGCGCCGGAAGTTCATCACCGGGGGCCAGTAGCGCAGCAGTTCCTCGACGGCGGTGTCCACCAGGTCCGGTCGGCGGCGCAGCGCCGCGTACTGCTCCGGGTGGTTCAGCAGCACGTGCAGGCCGCCGGGGATGCCGTTGCGCAGGGTCTCGTTGCCGGCCACCGCGAAGAGGAAGAACATCGTCTCGAACTCGGCCGACTCCAGGCCGCCGGCCAGCATCTGCGCCAACACGCTGCCCGGGCTGGGCTGTTCGGCCAGCGCATGGGCGTAGCCGAACATGTCGGCCAGCGCCTCGCGCGAGCGCGGGCTCATCGGGCGGCCGTCGGGGCGGGTGAGCGGGCCGGGGCGCTGGTCCAGGGCGCGGCGGCCGCACGGGCTGAGGGCGGCCGGGTCGGCGGTGGCGCTCGCGGCGTACTCGTCGTCCTGGTAACCGATCACCCGGTTGGCCCAGTCGGTGAGCAGCGGGCGGTCCTGCTCGGGCACGCCGAGCAGGTGGGCCAGCGTCCGGACCGGCAGGTCGGCGGCCACCGGGACGAAGTCCACCGGGCCCCCGTCGGCGAGCTGTTCGGCGAGATCCTCGACCAGCTGGGCGGCCCGCTGCTCGATCACCGCCTCCAACTCCCGTACGGCGCGCGGCGTGAAGGCGCCCGCGACGATGCGGCGCAGCCGCGCCTGCGCGGGCGGGTCCTGGTTGAGCATCATGGTGCGGACGAAGGCCAGATCCTCGGCGGTGTCGGGATCGGTGATCTGGGTCGCGCCGAGCCAGGAGGAGAAGATGTCCGGCTGCCGCAGCACGGACCTGACGTCCGCGTGCCGCAGCACCGCCCAGTAGCCGGGCCCGGCGGGCCAGTTGCCGACGGCCGGCTCGGCGACCCGGCAGACCGGTGAGCTCGCCCGCAGCTCGCGCAGCAGCTCGTACGGCACGCCGTCGGCGTAGGTCGAGGGGAGGAACAGCTCGTCTGCGTCCACGAGCTGACGGTACGCCAGGACCTGTTGCCCGGTCACCACTTGGCCGGCGGGGCCGGATGGGGAGCGGGCAACAGGTCCTGTGGCGCCGTACTGCCTTACACCGAGACCTGGGCGCCCATGATGACGCACCGGTCGCTGGGGAGGCCGAAGTACTGGACGGGGCTGCTCGCGTTGTTGGAGATGGCCAGGAAGAGCTTCTTGCGCCACCGCTGCATGCCCGGCGCGGCCGTCCTGACGATCGTCATCCGCGACAGGAAGTACGACACGTCGTCCACCTGCAGCCCGTAGATCTCACCCGCGTCGGGATGCTGGGCGGCGAGCCGCAGCGCCTGCGGGATGTTCGGCTCGTCCTGGAAGCCGAAGCGCACGGTGAGGTGCGTGATGCCGTCGTCGCTGTGGCCGAGGTTGTCGAAGGCGCAGCGCTCCTCCTCGGGGACGGTGGGGACGCGATCCACGGCGACCGACACGATGACCACGTTCTTGTGCAGGGTGTGGTTGTGGTCGACGTTGGCACGCAGCGCCAGCGGAGTGGTCTCGATGTTGGCGTTGAGGAACACCGCCGTGCCGTCGACCCGGTGCACCGGCGGGTCCATCGCGTAGACCTCCTCGACGAACTCGCGCAGCGAGCCCTCCAGCGCCGTCCGGTTCGGGGTGACGATCTGCCGGCCGCGCTGCCAGGTGATCAGGATCGTGAAGACCGTGAAGGCGACCAGCAGCGGCAGCCAGCCGCCGTGGACGACCTTGGTCAGGTTCGCCGCGAAGAACGCGATCTCGGTCGTCAGGAACACCACGCCGCCGAGCACGACCAGCCAGAGCGGCTTGCCCATCAGATTGCGTGCCACCGCCAGGAACAGGACGGTGTTGAGCACAAAGGTCGCGGTGACCGCGACGCCGTACGCGGAGGCGAGCGCGGCGGACGAGCCGAAGCCCACCACCAGCGCCACGACCGCGCCGAACAGACCCCAGTTGATGACCGGCGCGTACACCTGGCCGACCTCGTGCTCCGAGGTGTGGCGGATCGTCAGGTGGGGCAGGAAGCCGAGCTGCACCGCCTGGCGGGTGACGCTGAACGCGCCGGAGATGACCGCCTGCGAGGCGATCACGGTGGCGATGGTGGCCAGGATCACCATCGGGAACTGCGCCCAGCCGGGCATCAGCAGGAAGAACGGGTTCGCGATCGCCGACGGCGAGCGCAGGATGAGGGAGCCCTGGCCGAGGTAGTTGAGCGTCAGCGTCGGGAAGACCAGGAAGAACCAGGCGCGGTGGATCGGCGCTCGGCCGAAGTGGCCCATGTCCGCGTAGAGCGCCTCCGCACCGGTCACGGCCAGCACGACCGATGCCAGCGCCACGAAGCCGATCATCCCGTGGTCCAGGATGAACCGCAGGCCGTACACCGGCGACAGGGCCTTGAAGATCGCGGGGTGGTTCGCGACCTCGCACCCGCCGGCTGCGCCCAGGATGAGGAACCACACCGCCATGACCGGGCCGAACAGGTTGCCGACGAGACTGGTGCCGTAGCGCTGGATCGCGAAGAGCAGCACCAGCACCGCGATCGTGACCGGGATCACGAAACTGCTCAGACCCGGAGCCGAGACCTTGAGCCCCTCGACGGCGGACAGCACCGAGATCGCCGGTGTGATCATTCCGTCGCCGTAGAAAAGCGACGCCCCGAAGATCCCGAGCGCCACCAGGATCACCTTGGTGCGCGCGGACTTGAACGACAGCTTCTGGACGAGGGCGGTCAGTGCCATGATCCCGCCCTCGCCGCCGTTGTCGGCGCGCAGGATGAAGGTCACGTACTTGATCGAGACGATCAGCGTGATCGCCCAGAACACCAGCGAGATGACCCCGTACACCTCGTCCGGCGCCGTCCCGACGGCGCTGTTGTCGGCGGTGAACACGGTCTGGATCGCGTACAGCGGGCTGGTGCCGATGTCACCGAAGACGACGCCCAGTGCACCGAGCGTCAGGGCCGCCATTGCGGGGCGGTGGAGGGGGGATCTGTTGCCGTCGGGCGCGCCGCCGGGTGCAGGGGCGGCAAGGGCGACGGGCGCGCTCTTAGCGGATTCAATACTCATGATGAACGAAGATCATACGCATGGCCCCAACGAGCGATAGGGGTCCCCGGTATCCGAAGGACCGGGGACCCCTGAGCGCTCGGCGACGACGCCGTCCGCGCGTCTGCTCAGACGGTGATCCGCTCGGCCTGCTCGATCTTGAGCTCGGTGGTCCCCTCGGCGGTCTCCTCGGTGCTCTCTTCGGTGGTCTCTTCGGTGATGGCCGAGGTGTTCTCCCGGGGCGCGGGGAGCACGGCCATGATCGCGCCGGAGATCACGATGGTGGCCGCCCAGGCCAGCCCGTACTTGCCGATCGGAGTGCTGGAGAACGGGCCGGCGAACCAGTCGCACTTGGTGAAGGCGAGCCCGATCAGCAGCGCCAGCACCCAGGACACCATCGCCTGCCAGCAGAAACCGCCGACGTACCAGTAGCGGCTGGTGCGGCTGGTGTCCATCAGCGCGGCGGCGTCGTAGCGCACCGCACGCGACCGGCGGCGGAACATGTCCACGGTGTAGACGCCGATCCAGGCCGAGAAGGAGACGGCGAGCAGGATCAGGAAGGTGATGAAGGAGCCCAGGAAGCTCTTGGCGACCAGCATCAGCATCAGGCCGCCGATCAGCGAGATCACGGCGTTGATGCTGACGGCCAGGGCGCGCGGCAGCTTGACGCCCATGGTCTGGGCGGTGAAGCCGGCCGAGTACATCGAGAGGCTGTTGATCAGCAGCATGCCCACGATCGCGGTCAGCAGGTACGGCACGGCCAGCCAGGTCGGCAGTAGGTCGCCGAGGAAGGAGACCGGGTCCGCGGCCTGCGCCAGTCCGGGCGAGGCCACCGCCATCACGGCGCCCATCAGCACCATCGGCACCATGACCAGGCCGGCGCCGGAGACCGTCACGCCGACGATCTTCTTACCGGAGGCGGCGTGCGGCAGGTAGCGGGCGAAGTCCGGGCCGGTGGGGACCCAGCTGATGCCGCCGGCGGCGATGGTTCCGATGCCGGCGATCATCATCGCGGTGGTGCCCGCGGGCTTGGAGAAGACCTCGCTCCAGTGCATGTGCACGATCAGGTAGCCGAGCACCAGGATGCTGAAGACGCCGAAGAGGTACGTCGACCAGGTGTTGCAGACGTTCAGCGCCTTGCGGCCCATGCCGGAGACCAGGAACGTGCAGGCGACGAAGACGAGAAGCGTGACGACGATCAGCAGGGTGTTGCTCTTGATGCCGAAGAGCAGGTTGAGCACGGTCAGCACGGCGTAGGCGCCGGTGACGGCGTTGATCGTCTCCCAGCCGAACCGGGCGACCCAGAGGATCGCGCCCGGGAACAGGTTGCCGCGCACACCGAAGGTGGCCCGGGAGAGCGTGGCGCCCGGCGCCCCGCCCCACTTTCCGGAGACCGACAGCAGGCCGACCATGCCGAAGGAGGCGACCGCGGCGCACGCCGCGACGATCAGGACCTGCCAGAAGTTCAACTGGTTGAACACCACCAGGGCCGCACCCATGGTGAGCAGCAGGACGCTGATGTTCGCCGCGACCCAGGTCGGGAAGAGCTCGCGGACTCTGCCGTGCCGTTCGTGGTCCGGGACGGGTTCGATACCGCGGGTCTCTATCGCGCCGTCGGTGTCGGCGGTGGACAGGTTGTCCATGAGGGTGGCTCCGGGCGTGTGAGGCGGGAGGTGAAACCAGACATATGGAACATCTATGGAACTCTTCGCGCGTAGCAAGCGAATTACGCCATCGTACTTTGTTCCAGATGTGACCGGATTGATGCCATTACTCCCCAGGGGTACCGATCGATGCGCGGGGGAGCGCCCCTCGGGCGGATCAGGAGGGCTGGACTTGGCCGATCTGTCCTGGTTCATCCGCTTCATCCGCGGCCGCGCTGGCCTCGGCGGCCGCGCTGCAGCGGGCGACGCCTTCCAGGGCCCTGGCCTCCTCGAGCGGGCTGTGGCTCTCGCGGGCCAGCCGCAGGGCCTGCCGGTACAGCACCAGGGCCGCACGGGGGTCGCCGGTGTCGGCGGCCAGCGCGGCCATGTCGATGCGCAGGACGGCCTCGCCGGGGCGGCTGCCGATGTCCTGGTAGATCGGCAGGGCCTGCCGGTAGAGCCGCGCGGCGGCGATGGCGTCACCGTCGCCGTGGCGGGCGCGGCCCAGCCCGTGCAGCGAGTCCGCCTCGCCCTGGCGGCTGCCGATCTCCCGGCAGATGGCCAGCGCCTGCTCGTGCAGCTCGGCCGCGGCCCTGAAGTCGCCTTCGGCGTGGCGCGCGCGGCCCAGGCCGCGCAGGGCGTTGGCCCGGCCCTGGCCGCTGCCCAGATCCTGGTAGATCGCCAGCGAGCGCCGGTACAGGTCCGCCGCGGCCCTG
This genomic window contains:
- the hypE gene encoding hydrogenase expression/formation protein HypE, with the translated sequence MSPAARDLLQAPDFSSWTCPAPLRDQPRVVMGHGGGGAMSAELVQHVFAPAFGGAVLAQLGDAAAVTLGGVRLAFSTDTFVVRPLFFPGGCIGDLAVNGTVNDLAMSGARAAYLSCGFILEEGVELSVLGRIAEALGAAARAAGVEVATGDTKVVEAGHGDGVFINTAGIGLIPDGVDLRPQRVVPGDVVIVSGEIGVHGVAIMSVREGLEFGVEIESDCAALGGLVEAMLAVTPDLHVLRDPTRGGLAASLNEIAAAAGVGVVVQERAVPVPPPVANACAILGLDPMYVANEGKLVAFVPREHAEAVLAAMRAHPLGAGAAVIGEAVPEHPGMVVARTGLGGTRVVDLPIGEQLPRIC
- a CDS encoding GNAT family N-acetyltransferase, with protein sequence MAGWHVRDFAPDDLEALVRLDTEVSSTEQPAVFRLSDVVAALQALHPAVVAVADGHLVGAAVGRLDGDRAWVLRISLHPAWRNLGLGSALLSALEHRLQASGARTLAALLSGDESDSGAGALRNSGFHPRQGMTYYEKARSVTAQDVVLLASLGAVLPTAGMWQALAGMTTEKQLIERRLVLPLAHPELASEHGVEPPQAVVLFGPPGTGKSTFAQAVAGRLGWPFVELLPSRLALEDGLATGLRRSFEEIAQLDRVLVFIDEVEEVAAARSDADQTATGVVNELLKLIVRFRERDRRLLICATNNVAALDPAFLRHGRFDYVLPVGPPDHEARCALWSSYLARADAHADIEVLADASEGFTPADIAQAARTVAQSVFERTLDTGDRAHPRTDDYLHTIRRTRPTVSNEMGLEFADQTIRYGRT
- a CDS encoding type 1 glutamine amidotransferase domain-containing protein; the encoded protein is MPLPDRDFDVTEVAVPWRLLTAAGHQVVFATERAGTVPAADPRLLTGVVLGKLGAAPDAKECYAQLVAAPEFRSSVAWADIDPQRYDALVLPGGHAPAMRQYLGSELLQGKVAAFWACDRPVAAICHGVLVLARAKDPATGRSLLYGRRTTCLPGYMERSAYLATAWRLGRYYRTYPAYVETEVRAALAAEGDFERGPLTLSRRGTATDDTGAFTVLDGRYLSARWPGDAYLFARRLVELLDA
- a CDS encoding cytochrome P450 — its product is MDADELFLPSTYADGVPYELLRELRASSPVCRVAEPAVGNWPAGPGYWAVLRHADVRSVLRQPDIFSSWLGATQITDPDTAEDLAFVRTMMLNQDPPAQARLRRIVAGAFTPRAVRELEAVIEQRAAQLVEDLAEQLADGGPVDFVPVAADLPVRTLAHLLGVPEQDRPLLTDWANRVIGYQDDEYAASATADPAALSPCGRRALDQRPGPLTRPDGRPMSPRSREALADMFGYAHALAEQPSPGSVLAQMLAGGLESAEFETMFFLFAVAGNETLRNGIPGGLHVLLNHPEQYAALRRRPDLVDTAVEELLRYWPPVMNFRRTATRDTELGGHRIRRGDKVVVYHASANRDPDVFADPDRLDLTRHPNDHLSFGFGPHVCLGAHLARTQMRAVLRQLATRLPALAPAGDPVRLASTFQNGLKHLPVRVR
- a CDS encoding potassium transporter Kup; protein product: MAALTLGALGVVFGDIGTSPLYAIQTVFTADNSAVGTAPDEVYGVISLVFWAITLIVSIKYVTFILRADNGGEGGIMALTALVQKLSFKSARTKVILVALGIFGASLFYGDGMITPAISVLSAVEGLKVSAPGLSSFVIPVTIAVLVLLFAIQRYGTSLVGNLFGPVMAVWFLILGAAGGCEVANHPAIFKALSPVYGLRFILDHGMIGFVALASVVLAVTGAEALYADMGHFGRAPIHRAWFFLVFPTLTLNYLGQGSLILRSPSAIANPFFLLMPGWAQFPMVILATIATVIASQAVISGAFSVTRQAVQLGFLPHLTIRHTSEHEVGQVYAPVINWGLFGAVVALVVGFGSSAALASAYGVAVTATFVLNTVLFLAVARNLMGKPLWLVVLGGVVFLTTEIAFFAANLTKVVHGGWLPLLVAFTVFTILITWQRGRQIVTPNRTALEGSLREFVEEVYAMDPPVHRVDGTAVFLNANIETTPLALRANVDHNHTLHKNVVIVSVAVDRVPTVPEEERCAFDNLGHSDDGITHLTVRFGFQDEPNIPQALRLAAQHPDAGEIYGLQVDDVSYFLSRMTIVRTAAPGMQRWRKKLFLAISNNASSPVQYFGLPSDRCVIMGAQVSV
- a CDS encoding cytosine permease, with translation MDNLSTADTDGAIETRGIEPVPDHERHGRVRELFPTWVAANISVLLLTMGAALVVFNQLNFWQVLIVAACAAVASFGMVGLLSVSGKWGGAPGATLSRATFGVRGNLFPGAILWVARFGWETINAVTGAYAVLTVLNLLFGIKSNTLLIVVTLLVFVACTFLVSGMGRKALNVCNTWSTYLFGVFSILVLGYLIVHMHWSEVFSKPAGTTAMMIAGIGTIAAGGISWVPTGPDFARYLPHAASGKKIVGVTVSGAGLVMVPMVLMGAVMAVASPGLAQAADPVSFLGDLLPTWLAVPYLLTAIVGMLLINSLSMYSAGFTAQTMGVKLPRALAVSINAVISLIGGLMLMLVAKSFLGSFITFLILLAVSFSAWIGVYTVDMFRRRSRAVRYDAAALMDTSRTSRYWYVGGFCWQAMVSWVLALLIGLAFTKCDWFAGPFSSTPIGKYGLAWAATIVISGAIMAVLPAPRENTSAITEETTEESTEETAEGTTELKIEQAERITV